A genomic stretch from Petrimonas mucosa includes:
- a CDS encoding toprim domain-containing protein, which produces MNRDNIKNIQIRDYLKSRGFYPARKYSGYGMYRSPFRDDSTPSLKIDYSKNLWYDFGSDEGGSIIDLVMKLEGCTFNDAIEHLREQPLIPMEEQRSFSFHRNSGKNSGITLIEDKPLEHPRLLEYLKIRKINADIAREQCREIHYSAAGNIYYAIGFANNAGGYELRNSSFKGCIAPKDITHIRQEDGKESCLVFEGFMDYLSLLTIHKQLNPEYPNSNRHDHIILNSTANQQKALPLLADYQQIHCFFDNDKAGMTVFRKLQKELGCRVRNSSHHYSGYKDLNEYLCAGAHLKHSRSPKKPVQKPKRGLGI; this is translated from the coding sequence ATGAATAGAGACAATATAAAAAACATACAGATAAGGGATTACCTGAAAAGTCGGGGATTTTACCCTGCAAGGAAATATTCCGGCTACGGGATGTACAGGAGCCCGTTCAGGGATGACAGCACGCCAAGCCTCAAAATCGATTATTCCAAAAATCTGTGGTACGACTTCGGAAGCGACGAGGGAGGAAGCATCATCGACCTGGTGATGAAACTGGAGGGATGCACTTTCAATGACGCCATCGAACATCTGAGGGAACAGCCGCTCATACCCATGGAGGAGCAACGATCCTTTTCCTTTCACCGGAACAGCGGAAAGAACAGCGGTATCACCCTGATCGAAGATAAACCGCTGGAACATCCCCGACTGCTGGAATACCTGAAAATCCGGAAGATCAATGCGGACATCGCACGGGAACAATGCAGGGAGATACACTACAGCGCAGCAGGAAACATCTACTATGCCATCGGCTTTGCGAACAATGCCGGAGGCTATGAACTGCGCAATTCCTCATTCAAGGGATGCATCGCCCCCAAGGATATCACCCATATCCGGCAGGAGGACGGAAAGGAAAGCTGTCTCGTTTTCGAGGGGTTTATGGACTATCTCTCTCTGCTTACCATACACAAACAACTCAATCCGGAATATCCAAATTCCAACCGGCACGACCATATCATTCTCAACTCGACGGCAAACCAGCAGAAAGCATTACCGCTATTAGCGGACTACCAACAGATACATTGTTTCTTTGACAATGACAAGGCAGGGATGACCGTTTTCAGGAAACTGCAAAAGGAACTGGGTTGCCGTGTGCGGAATTCCTCGCACCATTATTCGGGGTACAAGGACTTGAATGAATACTTGTGCGCAGGGGCACATTTGAAACACAGCCGATCTCCTAAGAAGCCAGTCCAAAAACCAAAAAGGGGATTAGGAATTTAA